TCTCCCACCACCatttctaaattattatttgaagggaaaattaaatgaatttgaaaaaattttccatactggggattttttaaaataatattgttgTTAACATAAATACTTTAGctttatattaaatagattaaccctaaaatcattcatattaaattgtcAAGAATACATAACATATTGGATTccattgagagattgatgatagcttcaagatcaCGATGTCTTTAAGATGATTATTGTCTCCCTCAACCAAAAATCCTAAGTGGGATCTCTTTATATGgggtgcttattgttttggtatattgaaGACCATAGTCCTAAGATCTTAGGAATGGGTTTCTAGCGGTGAAGATTACAACAAATCCATTTGCTCATCCTCAAAGGAAGTGGAACGGACTCCACCAACAAACCGGTAGTGTATTGTTATTCATTATTCTTTCACCTCTATAATCCGTTACAATTGCTGCCATTATATGTATGTGGTTCTCCATTTGTCTTGTCGTTTTCTATAGCTTAGGGATCCCCACTTTTTGTATAAATTCACACCTCTATAATTGTAAATTGATATACTgaaaacatattgaaaaaaGGGAATTCCCTCGGACTGTTGTCCTATCTCCTTCTTTTCTCTGTAACTTTGTTATAGGCTCTTTTGGTAGGTTGACTCTACCCATTAAGCCATACGATTAGGAAGttagagttttaattaattaaatcacatgATATGATGTAATCTAagaaaataatctaatatagttcatactttaattaaacgtATTTCTAATCATTGCGGATTTGAAATTTATTGTTGAAATATTGCTGTTTTTAAACAATGAGTCTCGACAAGATCCTCTGTTGATGTGATTGTGGCTTCTGATCATTGGTAGTCTCAGGTTTTTTTTAGAAACTCCAATTGAACTCTCGTTTTTTCACATCttgtaaagaaaaacaatgcatcGATGCTCAACCGTCGCCATCGCGAGTGTTGGCTGCCAAAATCGAGGGAGAGAGATTGCTTGAgaaaaagggtttttttttttttaatctttcaccAATTGATCTtgacatttcattttttaatattatttaatgtaATGCGTAGAAAATTATTTCTCATCCCTTGTGCCTAGGTGGATTAACTGTACtatttcaataataaatttaaaatataatatattaacaaTAAGTTTACAAATGGGCTTTCTACCTACATATCCTTAATTATAGGTCcaataaactataaattttcACTAACGTTGGTGTTATTTATCATTAAGGGGTCCTTTGATCAAAGGTTTTATAAATACCTAAAAATAAATGATATCTGAGAATAAAATGTGTAGAAAGTAAAGATGACTGTTTTTGGTTGGACATAAATTCTATCAAAACTTTATGAACAAAAGTTGTGTTTACTATTAACATGAaaatcttattataattataatagattaataatttaaagaataaataatattcaatatatcaataaaaagttaattaaaaatcaataataattttaattataaatatttgaagatggagtaatttatatttataattaaccaattaatgcatttaatgaacgtcatactaattataatctaatacttaatcatttttattattaattaagttcaaccttagtaattttaattttaattaaataatataagaaaatatattttaattgacaatatattatataaaaagggaagaaaatgaTAGGTTAATAATGAATGgagtaataaaaattaatcacaataaataatcaatttcTTATAAATAATCGGCGATGATTATTTGTTCATAAtgaatgattaaattaaaaataatctcattaattaattacttgattatttaaaaaaataataaagtaataaattattattattgaaaaaaggAAGTTTaatactaattaaatttaactaatcctagtttactaattaaataatttaagataGTATTggctaataaattaataatttatgtaaaaaacaattccattcatttaataaatttttattataaaaataagttaaataaatattttaatagatcattattgatttattaaaattaatatttatattatttttgtaaaattaatattaattaattaattaaccatattcAAAGTGAAATTGtatgtaaaatgaaaaacagtTAGAGAGGGGAAAAGAGAAAATTGTGAAACAAACATGAGAATTATATACCTATACCAATTCTCATGCAGAAAACCTCAAACCAAACGAGCCCTAAAGCTTCCTTCAtgatttttataaaacaaaaaatattaaaaaaaaacatctagAATTTTGCATATCTCTCTTCTATGCATAACTTCGGGTTGCATGCTCATGGATGTTcctttttgaaaaggaaaaaaatattgaaatcccctattcttttctcctttttttctaATTGAATTCGTTCTTCCTCCtccctctctttttcttcttctcgatGGTGCGAGTTGCAGGCACCTGGTGACGGAAGGTGGATGTCAGACGGCGATTGGGCAGTCGCCAAATAGATTTGATGCAAGACAATAAATCTTACACAAGTCTCTATGGATCTTAGTGGCACCGAGTTCTAGACAATGGCTAGGGTTCCATCGACTGCAGTGCAAGGGCTCGACCATCGACGACGATAGGTAGGACTGAGACCACGAGCAAGGTGGTTGCGGCAGAAGGCACGACAGTGGTGGACAGGAGTGGTGGTAGATCTAGGGCTTTACGTAGAAGAGATGGGAATGAGCAGCGCCAGCAAGCGCTCTACgaagaagagatgaagatggagAGGGTTCTTACGTACGCAAACCAAGGAATGAATGTAcatatatattcatttattttatataaacgaGGACagttttttaatttagatttcttgttttatgatatatacacttgtatatatgttttatgttaaacATTGAGTTCATTTGTGATTTATATACTGTGGtagatatttttgtttattttttactaCTTTGATTTTATGAACATTGAGTCAAATTGTGATTTATATACTGTACTATCATATGATGTTATATTGAGCTTTCAAATGACGCAACCACCTATTTGAATacatttatatttcatatattggttagaatatttgCAAGCATTTAATACAATGTTCTAATAAACATGAATCCacaagaaaaatcaagaagttgCCTTGAAACTATTTGTATTTGAGaacatatcaaatatatttaccaGTATAGTTCATATATTGATTAGAACATTTGCAAAAACCTAATATAATATTCaaatgtatatttaaaaataatatgaatctGCCAGTAAAACTAGTTACTTGATATGTGAAAAGAATCTACCAGTAAAACTAGTTGCTTGATACGTGAAATGcgttaaatgaaaaataaaatcatattaaatgcattttctttctccaattgaaaaaaaaaattactaattaGTATTACATAATAAATGTATTCTCTCTCCAATATTAAGGATTGTGgaaatattttcatattatctcTCATTAATGACctaaaaacaattataaaaaaaaagtaaatttgtCCAAAATTATCTGAGAAAGTCtctattgaaaatttttaaatttaaggatatttataaaatacatagcccaaatatattttttttaatgtaaaaatcTCTTTACAAATTAgaatattgtcaaaaaaaaaaaaatcctacgATTGATGTAGATATTTTTCCTAACACATACTTAGGATTATCGTTAAAAGGCTAATTATTAGTGATCAACAGATTTATAGTTGAATACTTTACTCTatcgaattttaaaaataaataaataaatatttaaaaaaatctaaaaataggaGGAAAATGACTTTTGATATTCGAGGGAAACATTTGTGGGCACACTGGCAGCAGACGATTGCCGTTTTCTTGGTAACTTCGCCCACAATTGGAAGAAAAACTCACGGTCCTCGACTGCGTAGACTTTGACGAAATCGCGGAGTAATGGACACGTGAGTGACGATTTTTCATTTACATTCCGCATTGACCGTTGCTTAACTTTCCTTTTCATCATTTCTCCCACTCAATTCTCTCCTCTCCCGATTCTCCTCCTCATCGCCGATCATTTCCGAAACTCTCCGGCAATTACTACCTTCACGGATTGGTCGCCGATCATCTCATCAATATTTCGAATCCGATTGGATTTCAATTCTCTCCTCCTTTTGATTCTCCGGTCAACACTTCGAAGTTTTCTGGCATTAAACAGAGCCGTTCTGTTTCTCCCCAGGTCGTCTTTCTTCGCTTTTTCTGTTCTTCATTTTGATGCCTTTCATCTAttttcacacacacacacacacatatatatatatatatatatgttaggTCAAGAATAAGATCAGTCTTAGAGTTTTTCAAGTGATTTGGATCGaagttacatatatatatatattttttctgttAGAAACTGTTTATAGAAATTGGTTTTAGGTTAGGTATactttcaaaacaagattttatTGTATACCAagtgttttgaatttgaattatacTACCTCTGCTTATTTACTGTGGAtagcttttatatatatatatatatatgtatataacgAATTCAACCATGGAAGACGTGGGAGAGACCATTGAAAATACaatgactaaaattagacaGTAAAAGATAAGTATATGttaaatagaaatttgaaaacaataaatttagcaaaaacatagttgtatttcatgttttcatataGGTGTTTAGTAgcatattcaaattttaaattccaaTTTTTCGACTTTGAAttttcctaaagaaaaaaaagttctgACTTCGAATAATTGAGTGTTCACTATTAAATGTATTGGACGggagttaaaaagaaattttacgAGCAATACTTACTTGCTAGTTGAGTtgtaatcaatattttttaagttcaatTTTGTGGTTATAGTTTGCTTAGTAGTCAACTCATTCTAGATATATATACTGAAAATTAAATTAgtctaataaaaaaaaccatacACAACTTAAATTCAATGTCTAACAACACAATTGACAGATAGACAAATAGAATAATAATAGAGATAGATAGACATAGAGATTGGTATTGTAGTTTGGTAGAATATTACCTACTTAAGGGTTAGTGTGTCTGATAGAAAGAAATTTCACTAATAATAAAGTTAAACAATTATAACGAAGTATTTATCTATTATACTCATTTTACAGTAACTCATGTAACTTAGGCTCTCCATAAGTTTAAAATCCCCTTGCTCCCATTGTAAAGCTCCTTTCAAGCCTTACCCTTCAAACAATCTCACTTAAATTTTTCCAAGTGTGAGACCCCTTAGTATAAACCGAATTTATGCTCCCCTAAATATAAAGAAGTCTCGAAATCACTCGTAGTAATATGCCTCTGATTAACTCATTTCAGCCTTAGTCTCAATGACTCTCAACAACAACCTCATAGTAAGGTTcacataattttcttttcaataaaCCATAAGCACAACACGCTCTCTTACAAATAAATGGGTTATCTCTAAAAGAGAAGATACTACTACAAAAATAACTTCagaatgaaaaaatatatatatatatatatattttacaacACAAAATCAAGAAGGTGACGCCTACAAATCTGAAACAAACGAGGATAGATGAGATCCGTAAATCTGGAATAGATGCTTGACATCCATCAAGACAATAATGCAAAACATTTTGcgtgtgaaaaaaaaaaaaaaaaatagcgcACTGAAGTAAATTATACCAAAGTGACCACATTTTAAATTGTTTGGTTGCTAACCCATGTTAGATGTTTGTTTACTTATGCTGGCTTTGGTGGCCTCATTTGTtaagttttaatcttttttatggTTAGATATAAAGAGATTATGGGCCTGTTTGGGGCCCAATATCCTATGTGAAGAGATGATATAGTCTCTATATTACTATTTGGTCCACTGATATACCATCTCCCCTTTTCACCTCCTTCAACATGTGCACAATAACTCTCGGCTTCTCTACCCCCACTTCCTATGTCTCTTTCCTTCTCATACCTGATCATCACTCTCTCCTCCCTTCATATGGTTCACTTacgtttttatttctttattcttttcttcaattttttcattATACTTCGGGTGTAATATTTTTCCATTATATCTATTTTATTAAGAAACCATGGTATTTCAATCTAGTTTCGTACACTCATTTTTAACCTTCAATTTATATACATAATTTTTTCCTCTAGTGTCCTAAGATACagtatattaataatttattatctatAAATTACGTCattcaagttttcatttttattctcttaGTATATCAATTATTTATCTGTATAATGcccattaaaaaaatcacaatattttGGATTAAATCTTTATACACAAtttctcaaaaattaaaaagtatatatatatatatatatatatatcttcatATACAACATCAATGTTCAAAATCTACTATTCAAAAGTCCATTATAAAACCTCAATAGAAAACTCATCGAGAAAAGCCTCAACGAAATCCCTAAAATCAAACAAAAGCAAaacctttttttcttaaatGTCTCACTAAAATATTTAACTGAACATTCATAACCCTTTAGTTCttgatagtttttaaaaattaaatttataaatactattttcactcgtttacttttactttttattttatttattatttgtcttacttttgaagacttttttcaaaattcaagtcacgttcatccctgacttagaattaaatttcatattttttaattttggtattTCGTTGACTATTTACGATTGGTCTTAAATTTTGACTGagtttttttaaacaacaataataataaattatttaaaagaaaataattgaatATAAAAAACTGAATTGATACGATAATTGAAttataagatttaaaaaaaaaatagtgttcatataggtaaattattttagagtaCACAAAAATAAACTAGATATCATTGACATATAAACTTTGAACACccaaacatagacatatgaactcaaacaTAATAACTTTGCACACtcaaacacaaacatatgaactcagatAACACAATTAAACACAGACATCAGAACTCCCTAGACATTAGAATTTCAGACGTGCGCCCCAAACGGTCCTTATGAGTTATTAGAAGACATGGTGGATATTATTGAATCCACAATTCAAGATTGCTAGGTCTCGTTTGTTAAATATATTATGAACATAATATATGAGGAAAACATGATCATAAACTTGTTCACTTCAAAAATGATTTGAAGCACTtcgtaaaaaaattattgtaaagAGGTGTTGAAATGCAATATGCAGGAGAAAAAATGGAGATTGAAGAAGCTATAATGAGGCTTGTTCTTCGTTACCTCCCAGCAAAATCCCTAATCAGATTCAAATCCGTCTCAAAGAACTGGTACAATTGGATCAGTTCCCCCTTCTTCGCTCACCAACAAGCCACTCATTTCACCAAAACCTCCGGCTTCGTCTCTCAATCCGACCACCGTCTCTGCCCCTTCTTCATCCCTCTCCACCGCCACTCCCACGGCGTTCCTTCCTCCACCCCCCTCTTCTTCCTCCCGGAATCCTCCACCGTCAGAACCACTTCCCACGGCCTCCTCTGCTGCAAAAGCACTTTCGAAGACAACACTTATTTCATAACCAATCCCACCACTGAACAATGGACAAAACTCCCTGAACCCACTCTGTTTCACTCCTCTGCCACTGCCGTTGCCCTCGCTTTTACTCCCTCCACTTACAACTTCTACTCCCACTTCCAACTCATATGCGCTGTCCCTATTGATTCAGTTCATGctgtttattttgaaatttactCTTCTAGGACCAATTCTTGGAGACTTGCTGATTCCCAATACTTCTATGATGGTGATGATTTGAGCTTTAAAGGGGATGGTTTGTTAATGAATGGATTTGTGTATTGGGAGATGTCGAATGGCATCGTTCTCGGGTTCGATTTGAAATATGAAGAACATGGGGAGATTTTGCTCCCTCGTGATCTTCCTCGTCCTCACCATGGAGCTCTAATGGAGATGAATGGAGAGTTGTGTTACATTACGGTAATTACGATGAAGAATGACGACAATGATTATTATTGGTTGGTGGTGTATGGCGGCGGCGGCAATGAGATGGTGTTGAAGAGAAGAATTCCACTTCATGATCACAATGGGGGTTTGATGATGAGAGGGGATATTGAAGGAGAGGTTAGAGTTTTGTCTTGTTTAAGTGAGGGTGCGGTGATGATTCTTGTGGGGAGCAATATGATTCTCTATCATGTGGAAGAAAGGAAGGGGAAGTTTGTTGGAAAAGTAGGTCCGATGGAGGTTGCCGCTGTCGATGTCGATGACGGTGGCTTGAGGTTTCTGCCGTACGTGAATACCCTTGTGAGTGTGTGTCCAGTGGAAGAGATGCCGCCGGAGGATCATGAGTTTGATAAGATTTTGAAAAGCAAGGGCAGCATTGTTTAGGGTGTTTTGGGGTTGGATATTTGATCATGTATGTACGTGTGTGTGAAGAGTTTCTCGTtagacaaatttaaataataatatgtttaactaAAGTATGGattatgtatgtggattaataatttatcacattggattATTAGATTGGGtcatattatgtgatctaattaattaggaCCCTAAATTCTTAATTGAGTATGAACTTAATGGATAGAAGCTCATTTCTACTTAATTAGGATTTAATGGAAactataattgaactagtatagaAAGAGATTTTAGGGCTATGgtcccaatataccaaaacaataggCACTCTAAGTATTTCTTGAATGCCATCTAGAGATATCTCACCTAGGGCATTCGgaattttggttgaggaagacaatagcCACCTTATAATTgccatcaattttgcaatgaaATCCTGTATGTTACTcttgacaatttggcatgaatgatcctagagTTTATCTCTTCAATATAGATCTAAAGTAATTATACTCAAGTGGTATcagcatgaatttcatgttggattGTTGGTTTTATGCATTTTCCATTGGtattattgattaaattttggtttctgtaaagaatttaaagaattaaaaaaaaaaaaaaaaaaacagtcgACTTACTATAACAAGGTTGTAAATCTCACTGACGGTAGGTTGAAATCTATGCCGTCATTTTTTTCTTCAGCAATATGTGTTTTTGCAATCCATGTTCTTGTCGATGATATTTGACATACCCATCatctattatgaatgatgtgctgATGGTAGATTAAagtggatttttcttttttttttttgttgattattttgattgaatgGTGGTTtcctaaagtttttttttaaaaaaaaacttagttctACTTTTGACAAAATTGAGGATGTTCAGTTGAACATTCTTGACAAAAGTCCACCAAAATGTGATGAAATCCACTGGAAAAGGTTAAAGACCGATTGAAGGAGTTGGGTCTCTCTTGCCACTACAAGTTTCGCCTATCAAGACTTTCGGTCAATGACCTCTGGAGTTGTCGTTAGACGAAGGTATCTGTCAATTACCAATTAAAGTCTTGCTGGTGATTCTTGgttttaattatcaattttttttttattctttaattcttAACGGATGACTTTATGAATCTGGTTTTAAATTTGATAAGATAATAGAAAAGTTAATGTTgtcgttgtttttctttttaactgaAAAAATTACGTTAATACTTAATTGATGAATATGAGTTTCTAAAACTCCATTGTGATTGATAATTTTGTAAATCggtggtttttttttaagattaaaaaaaatcgattGAATTcagtgaatttattttttaatggtttcataatattaaatttgtcaaCTATTTGGATTAATTGTTGATTGAATTTCATGCCCACATTTCTAAGTTTTCTTGATTAATAATttggtgaaattcttgaaaatggttcttagttcttgattgataagtttgtgaatttaaatttaaatttgattaaagatATTTGGTGATATTCACATATTTATgttgctttaattgtattatgtgtgCAGCAATTATTGGATGAATTTTGGTCaagactatttggtgttcttttcccattatttttgtacaaaaatattgttatattattgtgtcttataCTTTAGATTGGATTGGTCAATATAATATATTACTAAAGTAGCCTCTATTCTctagattaattttattatgaaatataagatgtgcatattcatgaatttatgtaGATAATTATCGacccaaaggaagataattatttggtcaAATTAtgggtatgcatgtggtaatgagtatgtgaaAATAataaggattgctcatgtgaCAAATATTTTGTCCAAAGAAAGACTATTTTTTTCATAGAGCTTATtgtcagtactttgattactacactgagagtaccatttacagttggtatttttttctcaaaggttgaacatcaatgttgtgctaggtatcttgttaaGAGGGTCtaccacatatgtgaaattattttgtttatattttaattatgagtatatgttttgttgtttattgtttcagttggttTTACTTAAATATCTGGAAATCTGAGTTCAATCGCTAAGTTGAATGGGTCAAACTTCAAGATTTAGAAGGAAAGCCTAGAGATGCTTCTcgggtgtatggatttggatCTTACATTAAGGActgataaacctacttctactgaggaCAACCAAATACgactaatatagagaagtgagaacggtcaaatcgcatgtgtctgGTGATCATTAAACACTCCATTTCGGAGTCTTTTCGAAGCTCTATCATGGAAGTGAAAATGCAaataagttccttgctcaaattgagaaaaactttctaaaaatgaaaaatgggaagcaagtagtcttttgacttcttttaacttctatgaggtataagggcaatagaaacataagggagtacattatggaaatgtccgATCTTGCAagtaaattaaaggcacttgatatcgagataaatgaaaatttactcatACATCTagtacttatctctcttcctgcacaattcactcagtttaagataagttataatactcagaaggataaatggagtattaatgagcttatctcacaatgtgtgcaagaagaagataggattaagagagaaaggatGGAAAGCGCTCATTCGGCActctcgtgataagaagaaaagaaaatctacGGGAGTTGCAGAAGGGACATCTCCTCAGAATAAGAGCAAGAAACATGCTACTGAAAATTcttgttttttctgcaaaaacaaaggtcacttcaagaaagattgccCCAAGTACACCAAGTGGCGTGTAAAGAAaggtaaacttcttactttggtttattctgaagttaatttagcttccGAACCTACAGATaattttgttggggttgatgccctcaATCTCGTAGgctcctatagtttgtaaatattattgaacaaactcattgtgtatttaataaaatatatgatattttagtagcattaaccacAAAGcgataaactaacatccaaattatcttttgtaacttaaacatgtatgtagagacatacgggtagatcatgtttaagtgataacctaaatggtctatagtagatggataaggctggataccttatccttgtgacattatgagtatggctcgctttgtaggtgttacaattattgtaaagtgctataaatgatttgatgttgattattcatgtatagacatgtgagcggggatattctctgcaaaggattttgtataagatcggaccatgaaatgtttagtctcattatataatgttgttcataatagagactttcatttcaccaggatgaccataggtaacatgacctaaatcctgagtgagttgtgaactcttgcctatgagggcaatcctttaatttgtataggtgagagtggccagatcgccgactcaacaagcctaccattttggggattcgtctaattgtggagctgggaacacagctacacaaaatggaattcattccttccccgaggcaagggtaagtagataaatttctcccttaaggtctgattccgagtcttgaacaatgtggcgtcatacCCTCTCCTGACCCAAGAGggttttagtcatagttggactatgatctattgttcattagagggtatttaagaagttagatgtaactacaagggaaaatgataatttggcctagctgtacttacgagcaatttgtgaatggtcatcgtactattgattggttatatctaatgaacacaaaagtatatctgtagtgcaaagagtgcagctattggtctttagtggagtactcaacagttaacggatgatgaataatttaattaattaaagagcttaattaattattcatgtactgttggagcttcaagctacaagtacatgaggtccccttggtagcttaatatGATTAACtgataatcagtttttggattaatttgaattcttcgaattaatagagggatttaattatatatgatataattaagttgattcaattatatgtaatataattgttataatgtatttgatacatagcttaatgggaggaaataaatatttgaatgagattcaaatatagtttctatgaattggatttatagtcgttaaatttaatataaatatgatttatattaaatgtcatataaaagagaaaagaaactatagcttatattgtatgtgatacaatattaaaactataggttatatattatatttgatctgtctcttatacacatctagatgtgtataagagacagatataatatgataagttagttatcatatttatataactcatttttctttcttttctctccacccacgtaagtaGGTggtgattaattttggcatgtTGAAAACGAAAAGATTACTTCTTCTTGATGGagattgttgttttttttacagCAAGAAAACAACAGAAgagttttgtgtgttttttagtttttgagaaCATTCTCATTCCTTCCTCCTTACCATTAAGTTTTCcttcaaatccaaaatagccagagtccACCACTTCTGGGTTCTCACCCAGAGAATACCGAGGAAACCTTTGTGGTCGTGTTCGAACTTGTTCGAGTTATTTTTCGGAGAAAATCTTCAAGTGATTCGTGTTTTGTTCGAGGGTAATAttgaagaaaggtct
The genomic region above belongs to Benincasa hispida cultivar B227 unplaced genomic scaffold, ASM972705v1 Contig508, whole genome shotgun sequence and contains:
- the LOC120069574 gene encoding F-box protein At5g49610-like; this translates as MEIEEAIMRLVLRYLPAKSLIRFKSVSKNWYNWISSPFFAHQQATHFTKTSGFVSQSDHRLCPFFIPLHRHSHGVPSSTPLFFLPESSTVRTTSHGLLCCKSTFEDNTYFITNPTTEQWTKLPEPTLFHSSATAVALAFTPSTYNFYSHFQLICAVPIDSVHAVYFEIYSSRTNSWRLADSQYFYDGDDLSFKGDGLLMNGFVYWEMSNGIVLGFDLKYEEHGEILLPRDLPRPHHGALMEMNGELCYITVITMKNDDNDYYWLVVYGGGGNEMVLKRRIPLHDHNGGLMMRGDIEGEVRVLSCLSEGAVMILVGSNMILYHVEERKGKFVGKVGPMEVAAVDVDDGGLRFLPYVNTLVSVCPVEEMPPEDHEFDKILKSKGSIV